From Streptomyces asiaticus, one genomic window encodes:
- a CDS encoding inositol monophosphatase family protein, with product MSGRIPWPVPEPHLPSGVHPALAAATRAATDAFRAAREAYDRAQLAEKVQIGADGTPTMRLDILVDTAIAEVVNAHRINLLSEELGSIDNGSAVTLVTDPVDGTANAASGVPLSAFAGVIAVDGVPTEALTSWLDTGRCWHTVAGQPSAYRTNGRTELDGAAVSLLRPQPHIADAWWRVATRAARIRILSTSCLEAVLVAEGSTDAFADAGSDTHRIVDLAAAMVTVPAAGGAVIDVHGRPLEIDPDLTRRWSGVVAATPRLSEELAETIRGTEDR from the coding sequence ATGAGCGGCCGGATCCCCTGGCCGGTGCCCGAACCGCACCTGCCCTCCGGCGTCCACCCGGCGCTGGCCGCGGCGACCCGCGCCGCCACGGACGCGTTCCGCGCCGCGCGCGAGGCGTACGACCGGGCCCAGCTGGCCGAGAAGGTACAGATCGGCGCGGACGGTACGCCCACGATGCGGCTGGACATCCTGGTGGACACCGCGATCGCCGAGGTGGTGAACGCCCACCGGATCAACCTGCTCAGCGAGGAACTGGGCAGCATCGACAACGGATCCGCCGTCACGCTGGTCACCGACCCGGTGGACGGCACGGCGAACGCCGCCTCGGGTGTCCCGCTGTCCGCGTTCGCGGGTGTCATCGCGGTGGACGGTGTGCCGACCGAGGCGCTGACCAGTTGGCTGGACACCGGGCGCTGCTGGCACACGGTGGCGGGGCAGCCGTCGGCGTACCGCACGAACGGCCGTACGGAGCTGGACGGCGCGGCGGTGAGTCTGCTGAGGCCCCAGCCGCACATCGCCGACGCGTGGTGGCGGGTGGCGACGCGGGCGGCCAGGATCCGCATCCTGTCCACGAGTTGCCTGGAAGCGGTGCTGGTGGCCGAGGGGTCGACGGACGCCTTCGCCGACGCCGGCTCCGACACCCACCGGATCGTCGACCTGGCGGCCGCGATGGTCACCGTCCCCGCGGCGGGCGGCGCGGTGATCGATGTGCACGGCCGCCCGCTGGAGATCGACCCCGACCTCACCCGCCGCTGGTCGGGTGTGGTCGCGGCCACGCCGCGGCTCTCGGAGGAACTGGCCGAGACCATCCGCGGAACGGAGGACCGATGA